Proteins co-encoded in one Bremerella sp. TYQ1 genomic window:
- a CDS encoding putative adhesin, whose product MADIYLLGHGEWQSRGTAKAFCQVPKNTSVVFYTPVGRFINSDQTAEIMRGDPNALEPYQTIRQFKQCPNLTLSDGVFGDEITALLRTGVRFARVLVPTSLEDLMEKYAGNKLYWLACRVMFNHLDTTQGGFNDDYRPGTGVGV is encoded by the coding sequence ATGGCTGATATCTATCTACTGGGGCATGGCGAGTGGCAATCTCGTGGAACTGCCAAGGCATTTTGCCAGGTCCCTAAGAACACGAGCGTGGTCTTTTACACGCCGGTCGGACGTTTCATCAACAGTGACCAAACGGCCGAAATCATGCGCGGCGATCCGAACGCGCTGGAACCTTATCAAACGATCCGTCAGTTCAAGCAGTGCCCAAACCTGACGCTCTCTGATGGTGTGTTCGGCGACGAGATCACGGCCCTGCTCCGAACTGGCGTCCGCTTTGCCCGCGTCTTGGTGCCGACCTCCTTGGAAGACCTCATGGAGAAGTACGCCGGCAACAAACTGTACTGGCTGGCCTGCCGCGTGATGTTCAATCACCTCGACACCACCCAAGGCGGCTTCAACGACGACTACCGCCCCGGCACCGGAGTTGGGGTTTAG